The nucleotide window GGGTCTTCGCGTGCTGACAGGCCACGGCGCCATCGACACGACGACGGCGCAGGGCAAATTGATGTTCGGCATTTTTGCCACGCTGGCCGAGTTCGAACGCGAGCTGATCCGGGAAAGGACTATTGCCGGATTGGCGTCGGCGCGTGCCCGTGGACGTGTTGGCGGACGGAAAGCGGCGATGACATGCGCGAAGGTCCGCCTCGCACAGGCCGCGATGGGCAAGCCTGAGACCAACGTCGCCGATTTGTGCCGTGAGCTCGGTGTTTCCCGTCAGACGCTGTATCGCCATGTTGGTCCAGATGGATCGGTTCGCCCTGACGGCCAGAGGATCATCCAGGCGATCCGCGGCACCGACACGACAGGCGACGTGCGAATTCGCCAAGCCGCATCGTAGAAACACGGAGCGCACGTGCTACGATCGCGGTTGCCGCTCTGACCAACTTTCTCGCGCCATCCCATTGTCCCCCGTCCTTGGCCCGTTCTGGCGCTTTGGCGGGGGCGTCCGTTTCCGGCACATCGATCGTCTCGGCGGCATCGAAGATGGTGCCGTCTGCCGAGTCCTGAATTGTGGCGACAGTCGCTGAAGACGAGTCTACTCGACTTCTGGATTCCTCCTTAGCACCGTCCTCCGACATCCCCCGTCGTTCTTCAAACAACAGAGCGGAAATCTTGCTTCCGTTGATGGTGGCCTTCACCCTTGCAAGCAGACGGTCCCGCCACGCAGGCTGCGGACGCGGGTCTGCGGTCTCCAACCTGTTCTTTTTGATGCGTTCACGCCGCTCGCGTTCGTGTTCGTCGATGGTTACGACGTCTTGGCGGGTCCATTTCCCAAACAGGCGACCTTTTCGGACGAGACGCGCTTTCGATTGAGACAGGCGCCAGAGGTCCGACAGAGCCTCGTCGGGAAGTAGGACGGTTTCTTCGGGAGGGCAGATGCCCCACAACATGTAAGTGGCGCACGCTGCTACTTTGCGAACAGGCTCCTGCGGAACGTGGGCTTTCGAGAAGGCGGTGAGAAGCCGCCGGCTGGCGGCTTCCCTGTGTTCGCGCGGGACACGGCAGATGAAATGGGCGTGGAGATCAAAACGACGGCTAACTGGATCGAACCTCGGATGGATGACCAAAAGGATCAATTCGAACCGATTGCGGCGCCGCATCTCGCTGAAATGAATGTTGATGAGGCGATTGAACTCGACATTCGCTTCGACCAGACCACCGACGTCGGCTTTCGCCCCTGTCAGCCCGACTCCCCAGTACAGCAAATCGTCGTATCCAGATTCTTTCACGAACGCTTCGATATTGCGGACGGTCTCGATATCGCGAGGAAGCACTGACTTCTTGAACAGCCGAGATGTGCGCAGCGGACGACCAAGCTCGACGATCTCGCCAGAATGGTCGTCGAGCCGGACGAGATATCGCTCACGATCCGACTGAAAGGGCTCGAAGCCAAGCCTCTGCAGCCGGCCAGCAATGGCCTTCGCCGCCTTTGTCGGCGACGGTTTCGGCGCGCTCAGACCTCCAGACATCGCGTTCAACTGCATCTCTCCATGGCACCCGTGCTAACGGCCGCATGGAAAATGCTCGGTCGAGAACTTGCGGGTGACAAGACGCGTGCTACATCCCCGCTGCCGAGACAGGAGCCCCTCGAGCGTCATGCGGTCTCGAAACGACCCACCATAACCAATTTTCAACCCCTCAAAACGTAACTGAGAAGTCAGTTACGTTTTGGAATGGTTGAAGTGCGGACTGTTGAACTTTTTTGCGGTGCTGGCGGCATGTCCCTCGGTTTCAAACGTGCCGGTTTTGAGCTGGTTCAGGCATACGATTCCTGGGACAAGGCGGTGGAGATCTATCGTCGAAACCTCGGCGGCAGTGTCTGGCAGGCGGACCTGAAGGATATCTTCCGGATCGGCCCGATGCTGGCGACGCTCGCGCCCGACATCCTGATAGGAGGCCCGCCGTGCCAGGATTTCTCTGCAGCCGGTGAGCGTGTCGAAGGGGAGCGGGCAGCGTTGACGAGGGCATTTGCAATGCTCGTCGCGATCGTCCGACCTCGATGGTTTGTCATGGAGAATGTCCCACTTGCCGCCCGTTCGCAGGCGTGGATAGACGCCCGCGCGATGCTAGTGAAAGCGGGGTACGGTCTGACCGAGGCAAAACTCGACGCCAGCTATTATGGTGTCCCGCAGCGCCGACGGCGTCTTTTCGTGATTGGTCGGCTTGGCGAACAGGATGGCTTTCTCGAATCCGCATTGGCGGCTGCGCGATCGCCAAGGTCGATGACGATCAGGGATATGATTGGAGACGCGCTCGGCGATGCCTGCCATTTCCAACCCTGCGTATCGGGAACCCGTGGAATCTGGACTACGGATGGCCCCGCACCGACGATCTGCCGTGATTCGAGACGGTCGATCCCGCCGAATTATCGACCGCATCCAACCGATTCCGTACTGATCGAAGCGGGGGCATTCTACACGCGACCCTACTACGAGGGTCGAGGGGTGCGGACACTCGACGAGCCTGCGCCGGCCGTAATCCGGACAACGCGCGAACGTCCGCGTCCGCATTATCTCGCAAATCCTCATCCTGCCGATCCTGTGCCCGCTGCGACGGCTGCAGTTCTGACGCAAAAGCAGGTGTCGAGAATCCAGGGATTTCCCATCGAGTGGGACTGGTCTTCGGCAGGGTCACGAGACACCGATCAGATGATCGCGAACGCAGTGCCTGCTCCGCTCGCGGAGGCCATTGGCCGGGTTATCCTCGCGCGCGAGGCGGGAGACACGATTCCTGAAATACAGGGGCAGTTCGGGCAATGGCTCCGCCAGCAGCATGGTTTCTCAAAGGCCGTCGTCCGGAACGCGAAGACGAGACTCAATCGTGCCCGTCGCTTGCTCGACGGAAGAACTTTTGCGAATGCTTCAATAGAAATTGCAATGTTGGAAGCAACTGAAGGGTTCTTATGTCTTCCGACAGGAACGAGATCTGATCTGAGGAAAGCACTGCATCTGTATCGAGAGTGGCAATCGTATGCCAAGGAGCGGCAGGCAAAACGGCGCGCGGCCGATTTGGATATTGAGGCAATCGCCGCGTAGGCCAACGTAGCTGCAATGGAGGGAGCGTTTCCGACATTTCACATCGACGACGCCACCATATTCCTTCGAGCAGGTTTACGTTCCCCTGCGGGGGTGACGATCGCTGGAGCCTTCGGCTTTTTGGTCAACCAGTGCCCTGGATTCTTCCCTGCCCCGATATCTATCACTGGAATTTTCGATATCTCGCGATACTGCGACTG belongs to Rhodopseudomonas palustris and includes:
- a CDS encoding recombinase family protein → MGELIGYVRVSKADGSQVVDLQRDALMAAGISPEMIYQDHVSGSRDDRPGLEHCLKALRSGDTLVIWKLDRLGRDLRHLVTTVDDLARRGVGLRVLTGHGAIDTTTAQGKLMFGIFATLAEFERELIRERTIAGLASARARGRVGGRKAAMTCAKVRLAQAAMGKPETNVADLCRELGVSRQTLYRHVGPDGSVRPDGQRIIQAIRGTDTTGDVRIRQAAS
- a CDS encoding DNA cytosine methyltransferase, giving the protein MVEVRTVELFCGAGGMSLGFKRAGFELVQAYDSWDKAVEIYRRNLGGSVWQADLKDIFRIGPMLATLAPDILIGGPPCQDFSAAGERVEGERAALTRAFAMLVAIVRPRWFVMENVPLAARSQAWIDARAMLVKAGYGLTEAKLDASYYGVPQRRRRLFVIGRLGEQDGFLESALAAARSPRSMTIRDMIGDALGDACHFQPCVSGTRGIWTTDGPAPTICRDSRRSIPPNYRPHPTDSVLIEAGAFYTRPYYEGRGVRTLDEPAPAVIRTTRERPRPHYLANPHPADPVPAATAAVLTQKQVSRIQGFPIEWDWSSAGSRDTDQMIANAVPAPLAEAIGRVILAREAGDTIPEIQGQFGQWLRQQHGFSKAVVRNAKTRLNRARRLLDGRTFANASIEIAMLEATEGFLCLPTGTRSDLRKALHLYREWQSYAKERQAKRRAADLDIEAIAA